A stretch of the Fusobacterium sp. genome encodes the following:
- a CDS encoding ABC transporter permease: MNNFMTFLLKLKSICKKELLSTFKDPATRTVLFIPVIIQSILFGYAATYNLDKVPYAYLDNSKSKTSVEFISKLEGTNVFKRVQTLMNANEIAQSIDSDKAMMVISIDSDFEKKLIKGETASVQVITDGRNTMTAAVALGYINDIVGEFNSERNGGKQLINIKTRAWYNPNLITRWSFLPGMIAALSLIQTLMLAGLSVAREREQGTFDQLLVTPLSSIEILIGKAVPPMIIGTLQVTFIVLVCMFWFKIPMSGSLFTLYFTVFIFMTSCIGIGLSISAVSTNMQQVMVYTFVLIMPMVLLSGLATPIDNMPKILQIATYANPLRFGVEAIRRIYLEGSSLAQIAHNFIPMIIVAVLTLPLAIWLFRNRLV, translated from the coding sequence ATGAATAACTTTATGACATTTTTATTAAAATTAAAAAGTATATGTAAAAAGGAACTTTTGAGTACTTTTAAAGATCCAGCTACAAGAACAGTACTTTTTATTCCAGTTATTATACAAAGTATTTTATTTGGATATGCGGCAACATATAATCTTGATAAAGTTCCTTATGCTTATCTTGATAATAGTAAAAGTAAAACTTCTGTTGAATTTATTTCAAAACTTGAAGGAACAAATGTTTTTAAACGGGTACAAACATTAATGAATGCTAATGAAATAGCTCAAAGTATAGATTCAGATAAGGCAATGATGGTCATAAGTATAGATTCAGATTTTGAAAAAAAGTTAATAAAAGGGGAAACAGCTTCAGTTCAAGTAATTACAGATGGACGTAATACTATGACAGCAGCTGTAGCATTGGGATATATCAATGATATTGTTGGAGAATTCAATAGTGAAAGAAATGGAGGCAAACAACTGATAAATATAAAAACAAGAGCATGGTATAATCCTAATCTTATAACAAGATGGAGTTTTCTCCCTGGAATGATAGCAGCTTTAAGTTTGATACAAACACTTATGCTTGCAGGTTTATCTGTTGCTAGAGAAAGAGAACAAGGAACATTTGATCAATTACTAGTTACTCCACTCTCTTCAATTGAAATTTTAATAGGGAAAGCTGTTCCTCCAATGATTATAGGAACCCTGCAAGTAACTTTTATTGTACTTGTTTGTATGTTCTGGTTTAAAATACCTATGAGTGGTTCATTATTTACCCTGTACTTTACTGTTTTTATATTTATGACTAGCTGTATTGGAATAGGATTATCTATTTCTGCTGTTTCGACAAATATGCAGCAGGTTATGGTATATACTTTTGTTCTTATAATGCCAATGGTTTTATTATCTGGTTTAGCAACTCCTATAGATAATATGCCTAAAATTCTTCAAATTGCTACTTATGCCAATCCATTACGTTTTGGTGTGGAAGCAATAAGAAGAATTTATTTAGAGGGCAGCAGTTTAGCTCAAATTGCTCATAACTTTATACCTATGATAATAGTTGCAGTATTAACTTTACCTCTTGCCATATGGCTATTTAGAAATAGATTAGTTTAA
- a CDS encoding ABC transporter permease has protein sequence MSKNDFIKRLTAMVTKEFRQLVRDNSSILIGIFLPILLIFIIGYGVSLDVKRVPIAVVLEDTSPTTYDVLSFLNGSEYFSPTYVTSMHEAEKMIDGRNVEAIIRIPSDFSESLYRQESSIQLILYGVDSSTATIVKGYIEGSIKQWEALNKSKFINDSAVGNVTVENRMWFNDANSSIWYFIPGLIVLIITIVGVFLTSLVMAREWERGTLESLFVSPVKPLEILLSKMVPYFSVAMIGFIFCLIAARFLYKVPIYGSLIIIILCSMLYLFVTLGMGLTISSITKNQFLASQLALLVSFLPAMMLTGFLFDLRSIPAFIRNIGQILPATYYLELLKSLFLAGNNWHLIYKNCLILFFYAIFFISLALKVTKKSLE, from the coding sequence ATGAGTAAAAATGATTTTATAAAACGCCTTACAGCAATGGTAACTAAAGAATTTCGCCAATTGGTTCGTGATAACAGTAGTATTTTAATTGGAATATTTTTGCCTATTCTTCTAATATTTATTATAGGTTATGGAGTATCGCTTGATGTAAAAAGAGTTCCAATAGCAGTAGTTCTTGAAGATACTTCACCAACAACCTATGATGTTTTAAGTTTTTTAAATGGTTCAGAATATTTTTCACCAACTTATGTAACATCTATGCATGAAGCAGAAAAGATGATAGATGGACGAAATGTTGAGGCAATTATAAGAATTCCTTCTGATTTTTCAGAAAGTTTATACAGACAAGAAAGTTCAATACAACTAATTCTATATGGAGTAGATTCAAGTACTGCCACAATTGTAAAAGGATATATTGAAGGTTCTATAAAACAATGGGAGGCTTTAAATAAATCTAAATTTATAAACGATTCTGCTGTTGGAAATGTAACTGTCGAAAATAGGATGTGGTTCAATGATGCAAATTCAAGTATCTGGTATTTCATTCCTGGACTCATAGTACTTATAATAACTATTGTTGGAGTCTTTTTAACTTCTCTTGTTATGGCGAGAGAATGGGAACGTGGAACATTGGAATCTTTGTTTGTTTCTCCTGTAAAACCATTGGAAATATTATTATCAAAAATGGTTCCATACTTCAGTGTAGCTATGATTGGATTTATTTTTTGTCTTATTGCAGCACGTTTTCTATATAAAGTTCCTATCTATGGCTCATTGATTATTATAATATTGTGTTCTATGCTCTATTTATTTGTAACTTTAGGAATGGGACTTACTATATCCTCTATTACCAAAAATCAATTTTTGGCTAGTCAGCTAGCTTTACTTGTAAGTTTTTTACCTGCTATGATGCTGACAGGTTTTCTTTTTGATTTACGTAGTATTCCTGCTTTTATTCGTAATATTGGACAAATATTACCTGCAACATATTATTTAGAACTGCTTAAGTCTCTTTTTCTTGCAGGAAATAACTGGCATTTAATTTATAAGAATTGTTTGATATTATTCTTTTATGCGATATTTTTTATTTCTTTAGCACTGAAAGTAACTAAAAAAAGTCTTGAATAG
- a CDS encoding ATP-binding cassette domain-containing protein, which produces MNNENVVIAENLYKYFIVKPGNKKVEALTNINIEIPVGKLTALIGPDGAGKTTFMRLVCGLMMPSEGNITVLGINTKENPQEIQNRISYMPQRFGLYEDLSIQENLNLYADLYGVPKEIRNERFERLLKMTGLEDFTERQTGKLSGGMKQKLGLICTLVRSPELLLLDEPTVGVDPLSRRELWEILQKLVKEENITVLVNTAYMDEAELCHKVIVIHKSTILATGTPKELSLIGDDRCFKIQPPSGMPSRILQTKLLDDKQNIIDAVPEGDEVRFITYLDEAFNNIKEIDSNLQIQKVDSTLEDGFMILLREYESKHTKTEKKKFPIKFSDKFEISKQVDIEVKNLVRKFGDFTAVSNTSFQVYKGEIFGLLGPNGAGKTTTFRMLCGLLPSTSGFLSVAGVNLRNSRTYARTNIGYVAQKFSLYSNLTVEENLMFFGGVYGLKGDKLKNRIEEVKKQFDLIGQETKTSGELPGGFKQRLSMAVALLHEPKILFLDEPTSGIDPLARRTFWRQITALAAGGTTIIITTHFLEEAEYCDRIMIQDQGKMLIIGTPKEVRESAGENIKTMNQAFIEIVEQNRSKE; this is translated from the coding sequence ATGAATAATGAAAATGTAGTTATTGCAGAAAACTTATATAAATATTTTATTGTTAAACCAGGAAATAAGAAAGTAGAAGCACTTACAAACATTAATATAGAAATTCCAGTTGGAAAACTTACTGCATTAATTGGTCCTGATGGAGCAGGGAAGACAACTTTTATGCGTTTAGTATGTGGACTTATGATGCCAAGTGAAGGAAATATAACAGTGCTTGGAATAAATACAAAAGAAAATCCACAGGAGATTCAAAATAGAATAAGCTATATGCCTCAACGTTTTGGACTTTATGAAGATTTAAGTATTCAAGAGAATCTTAATCTTTATGCTGATCTATATGGAGTTCCTAAAGAAATACGTAATGAACGTTTTGAACGCCTTTTAAAAATGACAGGATTGGAAGATTTTACTGAAAGACAAACAGGAAAATTATCTGGGGGAATGAAACAAAAATTAGGATTAATATGTACATTAGTTCGTTCACCAGAACTTTTATTATTAGATGAACCAACAGTAGGTGTTGATCCTCTTTCTAGAAGAGAATTATGGGAAATCCTGCAAAAGCTTGTTAAAGAAGAAAATATTACAGTTTTAGTAAACACAGCTTATATGGATGAAGCAGAGCTTTGTCATAAGGTAATAGTAATACATAAAAGCACTATATTGGCTACAGGAACACCTAAAGAATTATCTTTAATAGGAGATGACAGATGTTTTAAGATTCAGCCACCAAGTGGAATGCCTTCTCGTATTCTGCAAACAAAATTACTTGATGATAAACAGAATATCATTGATGCTGTTCCAGAAGGAGATGAAGTAAGGTTTATTACTTATTTAGATGAAGCTTTTAATAATATAAAAGAAATTGATTCTAATCTGCAAATACAAAAAGTTGATTCTACTTTAGAAGATGGGTTTATGATTTTATTACGTGAATATGAAAGTAAACATACAAAAACAGAAAAAAAAAAATTTCCTATAAAATTTTCAGATAAATTTGAAATATCGAAACAGGTTGATATAGAAGTTAAAAATCTTGTACGAAAATTTGGAGATTTCACAGCTGTCAGCAACACTTCTTTTCAGGTATATAAAGGAGAAATATTCGGATTATTAGGTCCGAATGGAGCAGGGAAAACAACTACATTCAGAATGTTATGCGGTTTATTGCCTTCTACAAGTGGATTTTTATCTGTAGCAGGAGTCAATCTCCGAAACTCAAGAACTTATGCTAGAACAAATATTGGATATGTTGCTCAAAAATTTTCTTTATATTCAAATTTAACTGTGGAAGAAAATTTAATGTTTTTTGGTGGTGTTTATGGTTTAAAAGGAGACAAATTAAAAAATAGAATTGAGGAAGTAAAAAAGCAATTTGATCTTATAGGTCAAGAAACTAAAACCAGTGGAGAACTTCCAGGTGGATTTAAACAACGTTTGTCAATGGCAGTAGCACTTTTACATGAACCTAAAATTCTTTTTCTTGATGAACCTACAAGTGGAATAGATCCTTTAGCAAGACGTACTTTTTGGCGGCAGATAACAGCTTTAGCTGCTGGAGGAACTACAATAATTATCACTACACATTTTTTGGAAGAAGCAGAATATTGTGATCGGATTATGATACAAGATCAGGGAAAAATGCTGATAATTGGAACTCCAAAAGAGGTGCGAGAAAGTGCTGGAGAAAATATAAAAACAATGAATCAAGCTTTTATTGAGATAGTTGAACAAAATCGTTCAAAAGAGTAA
- a CDS encoding efflux RND transporter periplasmic adaptor subunit, translating into MNKEKILSSLKSRYKIILLIIIIAIIFSGGCIYNKINKDESIVLYGNVDIRQVALAFNASERIEEMYFEEGDEVKKGELLATLDTKSLKLQIEKNKAEIETQENVVLRLKNGSRPEEISQKLAQLNAAEAEAKNAKMQLQRIQKAYSNSAGRSISKQEKDEAESKVKITAAQVKEAYEGYQLANIGPREEDIAEAEAQLKGLKAELAIQEYLLSQTQLMAPSDAVIRSRLQEPGDMASPQRATYLLALNDKKWIRAYIQESHLGFVKPGMDVAVSIDSYPDKTINGQVGFISSVAEFTPKAVQTEELRTSLLYEIRIYVNDSEDILRMGMPATIKIDDSRTNTKE; encoded by the coding sequence ATGAATAAAGAGAAGATTCTTTCAAGTTTAAAAAGTAGATATAAAATAATTTTATTGATAATTATAATTGCAATTATTTTTAGTGGAGGATGTATATATAATAAAATAAATAAAGATGAAAGCATAGTATTGTATGGAAATGTTGATATTAGGCAAGTAGCTTTAGCTTTTAATGCCAGTGAAAGAATAGAAGAAATGTATTTCGAAGAAGGAGATGAAGTAAAAAAAGGAGAGTTATTAGCAACTTTAGATACAAAAAGTTTAAAACTACAGATAGAAAAAAACAAAGCAGAAATAGAAACACAGGAAAATGTGGTATTACGGTTAAAGAATGGTTCAAGACCTGAAGAAATATCACAGAAATTGGCACAATTAAATGCAGCAGAAGCAGAAGCAAAAAATGCCAAAATGCAATTACAAAGAATTCAAAAGGCTTATAGTAACTCTGCTGGACGTTCAATAAGTAAACAAGAAAAAGATGAAGCAGAATCAAAAGTTAAAATAACTGCAGCACAAGTAAAAGAAGCATATGAAGGATATCAATTAGCGAATATTGGACCTCGTGAAGAAGATATTGCAGAAGCAGAGGCTCAACTTAAAGGATTAAAAGCAGAATTAGCAATACAGGAATATTTATTAAGTCAAACTCAATTAATGGCACCAAGTGATGCAGTTATACGTTCACGTTTGCAAGAACCAGGGGATATGGCATCTCCTCAGCGTGCGACTTATCTCTTAGCTTTAAATGATAAAAAATGGATACGGGCATATATTCAGGAATCGCATCTTGGTTTTGTTAAACCTGGAATGGATGTAGCTGTTTCTATTGACAGTTATCCAGACAAAACAATAAATGGGCAAGTTGGTTTTATTTCTTCAGTTGCTGAATTTACACCTAAAGCAGTTCAAACAGAAGAGCTGAGAACATCTTTGTTATATGAAATCAGAATTTATGTAAATGATAGTGAAGATATATTACGTATGGGTATGCCAGCTACAATAAAAATTGATGACAGCAGAACAAATACCAAGGAGTAA
- a CDS encoding TolC family protein produces MKKLYNKTLYCVSIILLAVSCSNSQTAVSKRQSELNQYKWTELSSKYENSYLDNGIQKPISLDVLANWWVILEDETLTQLINLSLKNNRNLQEVRAKVKEARAALGVSQAELLPWLDNNNSWERKKVSDNSPNQSGIANVYRLGIDASWEIDIFGGNQYKVEAATADLQTQHAQFHSAWVTLTSEVAINYLSLRTLQERLLIAESNLALQENTVQLLQSKYDNGLIDGLGLNQAKYTASQTRSTIPTIKISIEETLNNLAVLTGQLPGSLEKILMEKKDLPNINEMIYVGIPAETLRQRPDIQAAEYQLEAQIARTKSAKADLKPKLILFGSIGLESISSGSLLSAGSKGFSIGPQITLPIFHAGAIRKNINVQSAKEEQYLAVYENTILNAVAEVRNALTAISQETEKNISLKEGVQTASLALEIAQEKYDNGLVDFQNVLDAQRALLSLEDQYAISKGQKISNLVGLFKALGGGWKPLTQEQTAIK; encoded by the coding sequence ATGAAAAAACTATACAATAAAACTCTTTACTGTGTATCAATAATTTTACTAGCTGTTTCTTGTAGTAATTCTCAAACTGCCGTATCAAAAAGGCAATCAGAATTAAATCAATATAAATGGACAGAATTATCTTCTAAATATGAAAATTCATATTTAGATAATGGGATTCAAAAACCTATTTCCTTAGATGTATTGGCTAACTGGTGGGTAATTTTAGAAGATGAAACTCTTACACAGCTTATAAATTTATCTTTAAAAAATAATAGAAATTTACAAGAAGTGAGAGCAAAAGTTAAAGAAGCAAGAGCTGCATTAGGAGTAAGTCAAGCAGAATTACTCCCATGGCTTGATAACAATAACAGTTGGGAAAGAAAAAAAGTATCTGATAATTCTCCAAATCAAAGTGGAATAGCCAATGTATATAGACTAGGAATAGATGCTTCATGGGAAATTGATATTTTTGGTGGAAATCAATATAAAGTAGAAGCTGCAACAGCTGATTTACAAACACAACATGCTCAGTTTCATTCAGCATGGGTAACTTTAACATCAGAAGTTGCAATTAATTATTTATCTTTAAGAACTTTACAAGAACGATTATTAATAGCTGAATCCAATCTAGCTTTACAAGAGAATACAGTTCAGTTATTACAATCAAAATATGATAACGGATTAATAGATGGATTGGGACTAAATCAAGCTAAGTATACAGCAAGCCAGACTAGGTCTACTATTCCTACTATTAAAATAAGCATAGAAGAAACATTAAATAATTTAGCAGTACTTACAGGCCAGTTGCCAGGAAGTCTTGAAAAAATTCTAATGGAGAAAAAAGATCTCCCAAATATAAATGAAATGATTTATGTAGGAATTCCTGCTGAAACTTTAAGGCAAAGACCTGATATACAAGCAGCTGAGTATCAGCTGGAAGCTCAAATTGCCCGTACAAAGTCAGCAAAAGCTGATTTAAAACCCAAATTAATATTATTTGGGTCAATAGGTTTAGAAAGTATCAGCAGTGGGTCATTGTTGTCAGCTGGAAGTAAAGGCTTTTCAATTGGTCCACAGATTACTTTACCAATTTTTCATGCAGGTGCCATAAGAAAAAATATTAATGTACAATCTGCAAAAGAAGAACAATATCTTGCTGTTTATGAAAATACAATTTTGAATGCTGTAGCTGAAGTAAGAAATGCATTAACAGCAATAAGTCAAGAAACAGAAAAAAATATTTCTTTAAAAGAAGGTGTTCAAACAGCATCTCTTGCTTTAGAGATAGCACAAGAAAAATATGATAATGGATTGGTTGATTTTCAAAATGTTCTTGATGCACAGAGAGCATTACTTTCATTGGAAGATCAATATGCAATAAGTAAAGGACAGAAAATTTCAAATTTAGTTGGTTTATTTAAAGCTTTAGGTGGTGGGTGGAAACCATTAACTCAAGAACAAACAGCAATAAAATAA
- a CDS encoding glutamate-5-semialdehyde dehydrogenase: MEISKIGEAAKKASIRTAQLSTGIKNDILQKSADALIRNKERIIEINKEDVKNAVKNGVKQSFIDRLTLTEKRIEDMAAGLRNIAMLNDPVGEYIYGKTLPNGLIIQQKRVPLGVVAIIFESRPNVTADAFGLCLKSGNAVILRGGKEAIKTNIAIVSVFKEVLRESGLSEDTVQILEDTSHEKAMELMKANEYIDVLIPRGSARLINTVINNSTIPCIQTGIGNCHIYVDKTGDLKKAVDIIINAKTQRPGVCNAVETILVHEDIAAELLPVMGKELIDRNVEIRGDETVNKYITESKKATEEDWATEYEDYILAVKTVKTLDEVIEHIGKYGTKHSESIITEDYSNAQRFLNEIDAAAVYVNASTRFTDGGQFGFGAEIGISTQKLHARGPMGLKELTTTKYVIFGNGQIRK, translated from the coding sequence ATGGAAATATCAAAAATAGGAGAAGCTGCAAAAAAGGCTTCCATAAGAACGGCTCAGCTTTCTACTGGGATAAAAAATGATATACTTCAAAAATCAGCTGATGCTTTAATAAGAAATAAAGAAAGGATAATTGAAATAAATAAAGAGGATGTAAAAAATGCTGTAAAGAATGGAGTAAAACAATCTTTTATAGACAGACTTACATTAACAGAGAAAAGAATAGAAGATATGGCAGCAGGTTTGAGAAATATAGCTATGCTCAATGATCCTGTTGGGGAATATATATATGGAAAAACACTTCCGAATGGTTTGATAATTCAGCAGAAAAGAGTTCCTTTAGGAGTGGTGGCTATAATATTTGAATCACGTCCTAATGTAACAGCAGATGCTTTTGGACTTTGTTTAAAAAGCGGCAATGCTGTTATCTTAAGAGGAGGAAAAGAAGCAATAAAAACAAATATAGCTATTGTGAGTGTATTTAAAGAAGTATTGAGAGAATCTGGACTTTCAGAAGATACAGTACAAATATTGGAAGATACAAGCCATGAGAAAGCTATGGAGCTTATGAAAGCTAACGAATATATAGATGTACTTATTCCTAGGGGAAGTGCTAGATTAATAAATACTGTTATCAACAACAGCACTATACCTTGCATTCAGACTGGAATAGGGAACTGTCATATATATGTAGATAAAACTGGCGATTTGAAAAAAGCTGTAGATATAATAATCAATGCTAAAACTCAAAGACCAGGAGTGTGTAATGCAGTAGAAACTATACTGGTACATGAGGATATAGCAGCAGAATTACTTCCTGTAATGGGAAAAGAGCTGATTGATAGAAATGTAGAGATAAGAGGAGATGAAACTGTAAATAAGTATATTACCGAATCTAAAAAAGCTACTGAAGAGGATTGGGCTACAGAGTATGAAGACTATATACTTGCTGTAAAAACTGTAAAAACTTTAGATGAGGTAATAGAACATATAGGAAAATATGGAACTAAACATTCTGAATCTATAATAACAGAAGATTATTCAAATGCTCAGAGATTTTTAAATGAAATAGATGCAGCAGCTGTATATGTTAACGCTTCTACAAGATTTACAGATGGAGGACAATTTGGATTTGGTGCTGAAATAGGCATCAGCACTCAAAAACTTCATGCAAGAGGACCAATGGGGCTTAAAGAATTAACTACTACTAAATATGTAATATTTGGTAATGGGCAGATTAGAAAATAG